In the Colletotrichum lupini chromosome 4, complete sequence genome, CAGCATGCTCTCGTTAACGATGCAGTCTCCGCTCAAAAGCAAGCCGTCGCTCGGAAATTGAGTAAGATTTGGGTCGCTGACCTCGTAAACGTCACCAGGCACGAGCTCACTCGAGGATACAAATCGCCCTATGTCCGTCAGGATTTCGAGCAAGTTTATACGGCAGCTGAGTCCTTACAGAATCCATTTCGAAGTACACGCACATCGCACTCGAAGCGAGAAATCTCGCGGAGTCGTTTCATCGTCTGTTTCATTAGCCTCCGGTTATACCAACAAAAGACAATGGTGAATTCGACCTACCGCTTTGGTTTCAATGAGGGTGGTGGCAATACTTCCAAACGACATTAGGAAGATAGCCACggcgtagtaataatattcgtCAAGAGACCACAGAATCAGGCTGGCAATCTGAAAGACGTAGAAAGGATGGAAAACCTGGAACGATCAGTATCTCGACCTACCACTACAAACGATTTCTTACCTCATCTACGAGCAACTGCGGTGTTGATTTTTGTTCAATATCAATCAGGTTATTCCCAAAAACAACTGCTCGCAGTCCCTTCTCATCACTGTCTATGCCAGCACGCACGGCGCGAGGATCGGTCCAATTCGGGTCAACCCAGCCGTTGAATATGACAAACTTGTCCTTTTGCTGGTTGAAGTACAAGCGAACATAACGATAGTTGAGCATGCGTAATTCGGTGATGATTGGGTCGTAATCATCATCTACCCCGTAGCTCTTTCCAGTGTGGCCAAAGATGGTAGACATAGGTCTACCGTACAGCTTTTTGTCTACGTCCATCAGGGCAAATTCTCCCCATTGATTCTAGACGAAGTCAGCTCATGTGCAACAATAGGGGGAACGCATAGTTTACCTCGACAACAACCCAGTCACACTCGGCCAGTGGAGACGGCAGACCCAAAAGTTTTACATGCCATCTAGGAAACCATCTGAGTAGTAGCCAAGCGACACCAGTAGTGCATAGGCAAAGTGCGACATAAGCAGTGAAGCCAAGTCGACTTGTCCGAAAGCCAGCAATGGCAATGGTAAGGTCCTCATTCACCATGTAGACCTTCTGGCTTAAACGATCTCCACCAAGGCTCTTGTTGGTCATGCCACTGTCCTGGCGCAACAGGCGGGCGTGAACAGACGATCTTGAGTGCGTTGACGATCTTGAGTGCGTTGACGATCGCCTGCGTTGGGACATGTAATCATCGATGGTTTCGCCGTTTTCGTAATCAGCGTAGCTTTCCTCCTCGTCACCAAACGCAAAGTCTCCCACATCTGACAGGCTTTGGCGTTCGTCTTCGAACGAAGTAGGAGAGGCTTCGGGTTCATCGTGATAGTATGCAAAACTCGTCGTCGAGTCAGCACGAGGCCGTCGATGGGAGAAGGCTGAAACGCTGGTAGGAAGGCTTTCGGCCATAGGACCAGAGAAAAGCTACAGACAGTATGATCAGCGTCAATACGCAATTGGAGATGGGACTTGGGTTTGTCTGACTTCGTCATGAGCCATCTCTACCTCCTCGAAGATGCTCGTTGAGCTTTGATTCGAGTCGAGCCGGTAGAGCGGCGCATGGCCATTCCTCGATGTAGAGGAGGCACGATGATGCCCATTCTCTCCTGGCGCAGGCATATCTGCAACTTCCTCAGGGCGATCTAGTCGCCGTAATGGTATCGAAGGTTCCAGCTCGAGAGACAAGAGGTTGAAGGCGTGGCTGGACTGCCGAAACGAGGTTCGAGTTGAGAGAAGCGGTGTTGTAAATTTGGCGAGAGTGGCACATACCCGTGGGTCAAAACGCTTAGTTGGGTTGAGACAGTTAGAAGAAACAGCTAAGGGAAGCTCGAGGAAGCTATGCTGTGATGCGCTGCGATGCGATTTCGGAgttttggggggggggggtcgaTGGAGAGGTCAAGAAAGTCAACGCGGATGCCCGCACGGTCGGTTCAATCGTCCTCAAACTGGATGATTTCTAGCTCGAGCTCGCGAAGGAGCAAGGAAAAGCCAGGCACCCGTAGCTGTCTTATTGAGCTACGGAGATTGTATGTTGGCATATCGCATACTTAAGTGCTCCAAGAGTAAAGCGACTTAAGTTGGCATGGAAGAACTTTTGCAGGTTCTCAGAGATTATGAGGCGACTGGAGTAAGGTAGGCAGGTTTCTCCGTccttaggtaaggtagctaGCTATCTATCATGGGTAATTGTACCTCTGAAAGGATGTGACGACACTTTCATGGACCTTACCTGCTTACCTAAGGTAACTCAAGCTGCTTGCGAAGGTAAGCAACCGTATTATGCGAGCACGGTGGCTGGGCAACTAGGTACCTAGGCCACCTCCTGCACTGATAGGAAACGAACCGCTGGAATTTGCGAAGGGCGGAATGGCGTAGGTATCAGGGTGGGAGGGGTGGCAGAGGGGAGGAATTTCTGTCCCGTCGAAATTTTAGGTAAGCAACCCTCGGCATATGCCGACGGAGACCTTTGCGGGTAACCACCTCAAAGGCAATAGGTATCGAACAAACCATGCACCGACCTGGTCTAAATCAACATTGATGGGAATGATCGTTGCAAGACAGTTctataaagggtatatatctAGCTACATAGCGGGGGACTTGTCTGATAGATGACGATACTTTGGATGCTGTCCAGGTTGCGCAGGACGAACGGGAGGGAGCGCTGTGACTGAGATACCTAGGTataggtacctaggtagtagCCCCAGTGGCCCCCGCTGCAATCCCCGCATTACCTCACTTGGTCAGCGCCAGCCACGTATGGGTATCGTAGGTAAGTATGGAATCAATGCTGAGATTGCCTGGGTCAAATTTGCTGGAATGATACGGTTTGACTGGTATCGAGTGGTATGTTTCGCTGTTTTTCTCTTGGAAGCTGTGCAGTCATGCAGCGACAAAGAGGTATCAGAGCCCCAGGGCAGTTTTCGAAGGTCGCTGTTGATTCTTCTGTTAAGATCAAAACCTTCTCAACACGTCTGGCCAATAAACGCTACCTCTCAAGAGAGCCCAGCCCAGTGATGCGGGACTGCCTAGGTGCCTGCCCGCCTTATTTAGGCTACCTTTCGGATAACCAGTGCTGCACCACCTGGTGTACATGCCTCCTCCATACCTACCAGGTTACCTAAGGTATCTTAGGTTTGTACGGATAgttaaggtaggtaggcatGGTGccttaggtacctacctatctTGCCTCATGAGGTTCAATTGCATGGAACTGTCTGCCACCCCGGCCCCCTTGGCTCAGGTCGTCTTTGTGGAAGTCGCCCGCAGTGGAATCCATTGGCAGCACGCTACCCGCTGTGCCCGCCATGCCCGCCTAACCATAGGAGGAGCCCAGGCGCCAACTTGCGGTACCCGCCCCAACGGAGGAGAAAGCCTCTCTCccaattttttttttccaaTACCACACATTACCTTCCCCCCCACCAAAATAAAGTCAACTGCGCATCTACAACTTCCCACGTTCGGCACCGTTCTCTACCCTGCCATCTCCATCAACCGCAACCTCCCTTCAAGATCAGCCCAGGACTTCTCTGTCCCACGCCTCTTGTGGTTTCACTCTATTATCGAATACGGACGATCAAAAGATTCGAACGCACATAATGGCTGAGCCCATCCGTAACAAGCGCCTTGATCCGGCCACCGCGCCGTAAGTCACAAATCTTGCGGCACTGTTCTTCCCGGTGGCGAGGGGTCGCTTCCTTAGGCTTCCCTTGCCCCATTCCACGACCACCATGGCTGACATCTACTCTTGAGCATACAGTACGCCGCAAAATACCCCCCTTCAAAATGCGCCCATTTCGTCGCATGCCCAGCAGCCTGGCGTCGCCAGCATCAAGGAGGGTATGTACCAAAACCCCCGCTGCAATGTTCAACTCTTGTCTTTATTGCGCGCACTTTGGGGCCTCACCTCTGGAGACACCCGCCCCTCTATCGACCCGTTACTGACGTGCACCCATTTCACAGAGGATCTCGATcgtgccgctgccgcctccATCTTTGCTCAGAATCCCAAGCTCGTCCAGATGATCCAAGGAAGACTTGGTTCTCTCGTTGGCCGATCCTCCGGCTACATCGAGTCGCTGCCTCCCCAGGTGCGTCGCCGTGTTGCCGGCCTCAAAGGCATCCAGAAGGAACACTCTAAGCTTGAGGCCGAATTTCAAGAGGAGGTTCTCCAGCTCGAGAAGAAGTACTTTGCCAAGTTCACTCCTCTCTACGAGAAGCGTGCCAAGGTTGTCAACGGTGCCTCTGAACCTACAGAGGAGGAGATCAAGGCCGGCGAGGAGGATGACGAggatgatgatgaggagGTTGAGGAAGCTGAGAAGACCGAGAAGGCTGCCGAATCCACTGAGCCGGTTTCTGGTATCCCTGAGTTCTGGTTGTCTGCCATGAAGAACCAAATTTCTCTCGCCGAGATGATTACCGATCGCGACGAGGCCGCTCTCAAGCACCTGATCGATATCCGCATGGAATATCTCGACAAGCCCGGTTTCCGCCTTATCTTCGAATTTGCCGACAATGAGTTCTTCACAAACAAGACCGTCACCAAGACGTACTTTTACCAAAGTGAAAGCGGCTACGGCGGTGACTTCATCTACGACCATGCTGAGGGTGATAAGATTGAGTGGAAGGAGGGCAAGGATTTGACTGTCAGAGTCGAGAGCAAGAAGCAGAGAAACAAGAGTAAGCTCTTCACACATACCGCCCATCGCGATGCACCTGCTAATCCCTCTTTCAGACACCAAGCAGACCCGAATTGTCAAGAAGACGGTGCCCACCGAATCCTTCTTCAACTTCTTCTCCCCCCCCCAGGCCCCGGCCGACGAGGATGATGACGCTGCTTCCGACATCGAGGAGCGCCTCGAGCTTGATTACCAACTCGGTGAAGACATCAAGGAGAAGCTCATTCCCCGTGCCATTGACTGGTTCACCGGCGAGGCTTTGGCCTTTGAGGAGCTCGACGATGATGACCTGGAGGGTGACTTCGACGatgaagacgacgaggacgaggatgATCTTAGTGAGGACCGtgacgaggatgaggagtCCGAGGACGACGTAAGTGACGTGTAACCCGAGGATCCTACGATGGCAGACGCTAATCCATACTTCAGGACGACACCGGCAAGCCCAAGCAGGAGGCGGCTGAATGCAAGCAGAGCTGAGCGACGACTATCGGTCGGCCGGATTGCTAGGTTCTTCACGTTCATGACAGACTTCATTAGGGGAGTGCGTGATGGTCATGCTCTGATTCTTTCGCGTCATGAAAGGCGGCGGCGTCACGCTTGGCGCCACGTCAACAAACCCGCTTTGAGGGTTAAGCCAAGCAGAGCAGCATTGAATGGATGAGCTTCTCGCTTGATAGATGGTAATTGACGTTTTGGTCTCAAACATTCTCAACGAAACGGCCACCTTACGTTCTGGTCATGAATGATGCTATACGTCGTTGCTAAAATGGATTTGTAGAAAGGGTGTTCACTCGAATTTTCCTTCATGTAAAACGGGTAGGGGCATTAACAATGGAAGCAATAGACAGGAAATAAGTCACATAAGCAAATCTTCCTATTACTTGCATCTCCAAGGTGGGGTGGGACGGTGCCCGGGCATGTTCCCGCATATGGCTGTGGGCCACTCCAACCCTCAGCTCGCTCGTGTACTGCGCGTAATTCAGAAGGATATAATAAGCATGCTCTCTGGGGCATCATCACTATATCGCAGCAATTGGAGCGCCTGGTCGTATATATAAGTGGCTTGGAAGGCATAGAGGAATCTTATTTCTATTGTCAGGATGTCGCCCTGGGGCTCAACGGTTGTGACCAATATGGAAGCTCCGTAGAGTGTCGGGGAGTTGAAGGGCGGACGCGGCGGTGCATGCGGACCTCTAGAAGGTCGGAGCGGCCGTTGGACTAACCAGCACTTCATGGAAATGATACGACGAAGCCGCATAGGTCGATGTGCGGTCCGGGATCGGCACTCTGGTCAGGTCAGTGACTTTGgttaaggtaggtaggcacgtaggtaggtaaggtaaggtaacaAGAGCAACTATCTTAGTCAAAGCATATCCTACACCAAGTAGAATTTTAATGCGTCGGCCAAATCTTCAAACAAGCCGCGACCCACGCAAAGGAGGTGTCGTGGCCAGTCCCGTCTCATGCTTGTTGTGTGGTGTGCCATCTGCGCCGGCGCCGGAGGAaattgtttttttttttccttcctCCCTTTCTCTTTTCAACCCACCTGCTGAGGAGCAGTGAGTCAACCCCAGGCCCAGACTGCCCCAGAAGGCAACTCATGCTTGGCTGGAATGAGTAAGGTGGTAAGTTGAGGTAGCCTCTGAGCCTGAAGAGTCGAGTCTACGACCGAGTGCCGGACACCTTGAGGGATGTTGCCGGCCTTCGGGCGTGCTCCGCTGGCAGGTCGGACTTTATTCACTGTGCGAGCCTAAGCAGATGGTTGGAGCCGCGCATGAATTCTTTTCCATTTGGCAGATTTCTACTGTCTACCACCGACCTCCGCACCGTGTAAAGACAGTGCCCACATGCGGCGGGAGAATCCCGGACCGCCTGCCCACAACATCGGGGTCTGTCTCGCTGGATCCTTCCCTTTGTGGTGCCCCCCACAGGCGTCCAGCAGACCGCACGTCAATGACCTTACAAAAAGGGCAGCGCGAGGTACCTCAAGCATGCTAAATAATAGTGAAGATACATGCATTGGACTGGAAACAGTCATCGGGTACCACCTTCCACTCCCAAGCTTTGGTATGGTAGGTACCTCATCATTTTACATCAGTCACGGCCCTCCGTCTCACATCCCGCGTCATTTTGGCTACTTGACATGAGGTGATTAAAAAACTTCCTCCTCCCAGAACCATTTCCAAAATTTTACCTCTGCCCATTGCCTTGGTTGACCCTGTTTTCTGCTCATCTAGCAATCTTGTCGTATACCAGTCGGCGCTCTACTTCTCCCTTCGACTTCACACCCAACAACAGCCCAGCAGCTCTTGATCTGGCAGCTTTCGCGTGCTTCTTTCTGCCCCGCATCGAAAAATCGTACTGCCCCTCCATCCCATCCATCTTGCTCACACAGCAAGACCAGTACAACCCACACATAATGAGCTCAGCACAAGACATCACCGGCGCATCTGCGCATGGAAGACAGCTCGAAGTCTCCGCTAGCTTGGGACTTTCAACTTCGCCAACCGCCACTTTCACCTCCCCCCCTTCAAGCTTCGCTAGAGCCGGCACTGCTCTTGCCCAGAGGCCAGCCCCCAAGCTTCTGAAGCCCTTCAACACCCAAGACATCAAGATTTTGCTTCTCGAAAATGTCAATCAAACAGGAAAAGATATCCTGACCGAGCAAGGTTACCAGGTCGAGGCTCTCAAGACCTCTCTCCCCGAAGACCAACTCATTGAGAAGATTCGGTAGGCCTATCCCTTGCCTCGTAGTCTGATGAGGAGAGTGATAGAATGCCTCATACTCATGCAATGTGATCATCCAGGGACGTGCATGTCATTGGTATTCGCTCCAAGACCAAGTTGACCGAGAAGGTCCTGCGTGAGGCCAAGAACCTGCTCGTCATTGGCTGCTTCTGCATCGGCACGAACCAGGTCAACCTCGAATACGCTGCCGCCCACGGTATTGCTGTCTTCAACTCCCCCTTCGCCAATTCGCGCAGTGTTGCAGAGCTCGTTATTGCCGAAATTATCACTCTGGCCCGTCAGCTTGGTGACCGCTCCAACGAGATGCACCGCGGCACCTGGAACAAGGTCAGCTCCAAGTGCTGGGAAATCCGTGGCAAGACGctcggtacgtaatcttgcCATGCTGACCTCTGTATCGTCAAATGGTGCGGAGGATGCACTATCATTTGCTGACTGTAGATTAGGCATTGTGGGTTATGGCCACATTGGCTCGCAGCTTTCGGTCCTGGCCGAGGCTATGGGCATGAACGTCGTTTACTATGATGTCGTGAACCTGATGGCACTAGGAACCGCGACCCAAGTGCCCACCTTAGAAGCCTTGCTCGAGGAGGCCGACTTCGTTACTTTGCACGTGCCTGAGCTGCCAGAGACTAAGAACCTGATCTCTACTGCTCAGCTCGAGAAGATGAAGACTGGCGCTTACTTAATCAACGCCAGTCGCGGCAGCGTTGTCGACATCCAGGCTCTGATTAACGCCATGCGCTCTGGCAAGATCGCTGGTGCTGCTCTTGATGTCTACCCCAACGAGCCGGCGGCCAACGGCGACTACTTTAACAGCTCACTCAACACATGGGGCGAGGATCTGCGTAGCCTGAACAACATCATTTTGACGCCACACATTGGTGGCAGCACCGAGGAGGCCCAGCGCGCTATTGGTGTCGAAGGTAAGGAATACATCCAGGGGTTGCTCAAGCATGAAAACTAACCTCGAATTAGTTGCCGAGGCGCTTGTCCGCTATATCAACCAGGGCACCACGCTCAACAGTGTTAACCTGCCCGAGGTTAACCTGAGATCATTGACTTTGGATGAGCCCGACCACGCTCGTGTAAGCAACCCGTGGCACGACGTGGCCGCTAACAGAAAGCTGATCAAAAAATTCAGGTCATCTATATTCACCGCAATGTTCCCGGTGTCTTGCGCAGAGGTGAGAGAATGCCCATGATTCGTACAATTAGTATACGTGTAGAGTGCTAACGGACGGCAGTTAACGAGATTCTTGGCAACCACAATGTTGACAAGCAGATCTCCGACAGCAGAGGCGACGTGAGTTGCATTGGAAGGCGAGCATGGAATCCGGTCTGCTCCGGTCTGCTAACTTAGCGCTAGATTGCATACCTCATGGCCGATGTGAGCAGCGTCAAGGCCGAGGACATCAAGGAGATCAACGACGGTCTGGATTCTCTGAGCTGTGAGTACAAACCCGGACATGCGGTCGCGAGTTTCAAAGTCACTCACACAAGGATCCAGCACGCATCATGACCCGTGTCTTGTACTAGACGCGCATGTAGAAGCTATGGCATTGGTAAGGCGTTTGTGATGAAGATTCCTGGTTCGTGAAGAAAAACGAAGGTTCTCAGCGACCCAAGACAGCATCTCAACATGTCGATATGGGATCTGGGCACTTTGGATAAGGGAGTACCGGGTTTCACATCAACTTGAAGGCATATAAAAGCTGGTCGTTACATAAACACGGGCATGGCTGGGAAGGAATCAATATGGTAGAAGTTACAACGAGACAGAACGGAACCAACATTTGCAATTACAGAGCACACGACCCCGTTGCATGGTGCGGACGTTATAACATACATCCATGGCACAAGGTAAGGACAGCCCCTAATACCGACTGTCCCGCCATGGACACTACCTTACTGTGCACGTGCTTGGCTGGTTATGCATACCTCCTGCTGCTCAGTGCCTCAGGAAAGCAGATGAACATGGCGGTGAGTATTAGCAATGAACAGCCTATCAGAAGTGAGAGTTGGCAAAAGGGGCCAGGCTAACTCGGAAATTGTGTTGATGCAGCGGAGCCGAGCCCGGGCCTCAAGTCCACAACGCATGAGCACGCCCCTCTCCGCTTTCCCCCAAATTATAATGGATGAAGAAGATCGATCTCCATTGacaagagagaaagaggagTACATGGTTGACCGCTGACGAGGGAGCAGAAAATGGCTGATACTGGTCAGCTTACGAAAGCCAGTGTCGGATCCTTAGAGCAAAACACAAGGGCTTGGGCAAACGAAACATGTGATCAATCGGGCGGTCACTGCTCTGCCAGCTGCTGGATGCCATGAGCTCGTGAGCCAGTGATGATGGTATGAGCGGTATCCGGCAGGCAGCTTGGACAGCATTGTTTGCATGGAAAATGGCATGACGGGAAATACTGGCACGGTGTGAAATTCCAAGCGGTATGGAGCTGAGTGAAATACGCCCTCTGAATACACAGATTTGACGGGGAGCAAAGTGGATGGCGAAAGGGGCTGCAGGGGACTTGGGGAGGGTAGGATGGGACCTATGAAGATAACCCAGGCGGCAAGGGCAAGGGCAGGCGTTTGGTGATGGATACAGGCAATTCACTTGTACATATTAAAGGACACTATGCTTCCTAAATGTTGTTGAAATCGGGCATTTTGCACACAACGACATAAAGTCTGGAAAATGAAGCAGCGCTGAGTATGACCATGTCGAAGGATACAAGCGTATATTCGGGCTTGGTTCAGCGTGTGAGAGGGGAGATAGCGTGCGGGTAGAGAGACTGTGTGTGTAAACAATACGGTGCATAGCGCAAAGAAGGATCCACAGGTATTGCCATACGTTAAGATAGGGCGCTAGGACAGCAAGGAAAGGAGACATCACTGTGACTGACAACAACGACGCGTTGGCGAACTGACGGGGTGCGTCTGAGGGTCAGCATGTCTGTGGTTTCCGGCTGGGTAGCTTGGGACGAAAGCTCTCAGCACGCCTTTCCTTGGATTTCCTGGACGCTTTTCAGCCGCCTGGCGCAGACCCGAGAGTGACGGTCGTTTCAACCTTCGTCTTTGTTGGTTGTCAGCCAGCCAGAGTTTGCGGCTCATAAGGCGTCTCGGTGCTTTGATATCTAGGCACTGTACGCTACATCGAGCTGGACTGGCCTATAGGAATTCGAGGGTTCAACTATCGAAGAGATGGAGAGCCAGTAAGGAAAGTGAAACATGACCGAATGGAATGAATGGTGCTGCTGACGACATTGTTATCT is a window encoding:
- a CDS encoding nucleosome assembly protein: MAEPIRNKRLDPATAPTPQNTPLQNAPISSHAQQPGVASIKEGMYQNPRCNVQLLSLLRALWGLTSGDTRPSIDPLLTCTHFTEDLDRAAAASIFAQNPKLVQMIQGRLGSLVGRSSGYIESLPPQVRRRVAGLKGIQKEHSKLEAEFQEEVLQLEKKYFAKFTPLYEKRAKVVNGASEPTEEEIKAGEEDDEDDDEEVEEAEKTEKAAESTEPVSGIPEFWLSAMKNQISLAEMITDRDEAALKHLIDIRMEYLDKPGFRLIFEFADNEFFTNKTVTKTYFYQSESGYGGDFIYDHAEGDKIEWKEGKDLTVRVESKKQRNKNTKQTRIVKKTVPTESFFNFFSPPQAPADEDDDAASDIEERLELDYQLGEDIKEKLIPRAIDWFTGEALAFEELDDDDLEGDFDDEDDEDEDDLSEDRDEDEESEDDVSDV
- a CDS encoding D-isomer specific 2-hydroxyacid dehydrogenase, whose product is MHWTGNSHRVPPSTPKLWYGRYLIILHQSRPSVSHPASFWLLDMSPAALDLAAFACFFLPRIEKSYCPSIPSILLTQQDQYNPHIMSSAQDITGASAHGRQLEVSASLGLSTSPTATFTSPPSSFARAGTALAQRPAPKLLKPFNTQDIKILLLENVNQTGKDILTEQGYQVEALKTSLPEDQLIEKIRDVHVIGIRSKTKLTEKVLREAKNLLVIGCFCIGTNQVNLEYAAAHGIAVFNSPFANSRSVAELVIAEIITLARQLGDRSNEMHRGTWNKVSSKCWEIRGKTLGIVGYGHIGSQLSVLAEAMGMNVVYYDVVNLMALGTATQVPTLEALLEEADFVTLHVPELPETKNLISTAQLEKMKTGAYLINASRGSVVDIQALINAMRSGKIAGAALDVYPNEPAANGDYFNSSLNTWGEDLRSLNNIILTPHIGGSTEEAQRAIGVEVAEALVRYINQGTTLNSVNLPEVNLRSLTLDEPDHARVIYIHRNVPGVLRRVNEILGNHNVDKQISDSRGDIAYLMADVSSVKAEDIKEINDGLDSLSSRIMTRVLY